Proteins found in one Zea mays cultivar B73 chromosome 1, Zm-B73-REFERENCE-NAM-5.0, whole genome shotgun sequence genomic segment:
- the LOC103645155 gene encoding uncharacterized protein has product MALGSHCSCVVPEKRERSPGSWGLERAPAGAPRGRWRSTEIIDLFLLESCAVDATQGSLRSGRPAMGAFLASKPNPQYRATERAHGRGPGAGVCVCVGGTTVPAAAEITARLAPLLSANISNHIFLLLLLLLLLSIRAPGGHVKTKGTIYLSNIRMVFVASKPVGNFFAFDMPLLFVHGEKFNQPIFHCNNISGFVEPVVPDNQNRALYSTHTFKILFKEGGCGTFVPLFLNLTASVRRYNEFEAQSAANMAPRVDPLQAAQTPVDDMMHHAYVDPNDPTKIYLQQPAPESQLRRRNYHRPADAN; this is encoded by the exons ATGGCGCTCGGCTCTCATTGCAGCTGCGTGGTCCCAGAGAAAAGGGAGCGCTCGCCAGGCAGTTGGGGCTTGGAAAGGGCGCCGGCAGGGGCTCCCCGCGGTAGGTGGCGGTCGACCGAGATAATTGACCTGTTCCTGCTGGAGTCATGCGCCGTGGACGCGACGCAAGGTTCGCTCCGGTCCGGGCGTCCGGCCATGGGTGCGTTCCTAGCTAGCAAACCGAACCCCCAGTACAGGGCTACAGAGCGCGCACATGGCCGCGGGCCGGGAgcaggtgtgtgtgtgtgtgtgggcggGACGACGGTCCCCGCCGCGGCGGAAATTACCGCGCGCCTGGCGCCT TTGCTCTCCGCAAACATATCTAACCATATTTTCTTACTGCTGCTGCTTCTCTTGTTATTATCAATCAGAGCTCCTGGAGGTCATGTGAAAACAAAAGGCACAATTTACCTGTCCAATATAAGGATGGTGTTTGTTGCCAGCAAGCCTGTTGGCAACTTCTTTGCTTTTGATATGCCACTG TTGTTTGTGCATGGTGAGAAGTTCAATCAGCCCATATTTCACTGCAACAACATCTCTGGATTCGTTGAACCA GTCGTTCCAGACAATCAGAACAGGGCCCTGTACTCAACTCACACCTTCAAGATCTTGTTCAAGGAAGGCGGCTGTGGTACTTTCGTTCCTCTCTTCCTTAACCTGACTGCATCTGTGCGGCGCTACAATGAGTTTGAAGCCCAGTCTGCTGCTAACATGGCACCGCGTGTGGATCCTCTGCAAGCCGCGCAGACTCCTGTCGATGATATGATGCATCATGC GTATGTTGACCCAAATGACCCTACCAAGATTTACCTTCAGCAACCTGCCCCAGAATCGCAGCTGAGGAGGAGAAACTACCACCGCCCAGCTGATGCGAATTAG
- the LOC100280845 gene encoding AIR12 precursor: MPRHLALLLPLLLLASPAATRLASAACAGEKFPAGRAYASCEDLPKLGASLHWTYDASKSSLSVAFVAAPAAAGGWVAWGLNPTGEGMAGAQALVALAGAGAAAPAVRTYNITGYVPLGKASTPLDFPATDLAADAAGGKIRVYGKLQLRKGMKAVNQVWQVGASSTGGAPDKHAFQADNLGAKSKLVLAGKAPAAAEAPSPALAPEAGGPSAGGDSGAGASSSTAPSKSPNAAVPAAGVSAPALLALALVGFLAAVW, from the coding sequence ATGCCGCGCCATCTCGCGCTGCTCCTGCCCCTGCTCCTGCTGGCCTCGCCGGCGGCCACGCGCCTGGCGTCCGCCGCCTGCGCGGGCGAGAAGTTCCCGGCGGGGCGTGCGTACGCGTCGTGCGAGGACCTGCCGAAGCTGGGCGCGTCGCTGCACTGGACGTACGACGCGTCCAAGAGCTCCCTGTCGGTGGCGTTCGTGGCGGCGCCCGCGGCGGCGGGCGGGTGGGTGGCGTGGGGCCTGAACCCTACGGGCGAGGGCATGGCCGGCGCGCAGGCGCTGGTGGCGCTGGCGGGGGCCGGGGCCGCGGCGCCCGCCGTGCGGACGTACAACATCACGGGGTACGTCCCGCTGGGCAAGGCCTCCACGCCGCTGGACTTCCCGGCGACCGACCTCGCCGCGGACGCCGCGGGCGGCAAGATCCGGGTGTACGGCAAGCTGCAGCTGCGCAAGGGGATGAAGGCCGTGAACCAGGTGTGGCAGGTCGGCGCGTCCTCCACGGGCGGCGCCCCCGACAAGCACGCGTTCCAGGCGGACAACCTCGGCGCCAAGAGCAAGCTCGTCCTCGCCGGCAAGGCCCCCGCGGCGGCCGAGGCCCCCTCGCCCGCCCTCGCGCCCGAGGCCGGCGGCCCGTCCGCGGGCGGCGACAGCGGCGCGGGCGCGTCCTCGTCCACGGCGCCGTCCAAGTCCCCCAACGCCGCCGTGCCCGCGGCCGGCGTGTCCGCGCCCGCGCTACTTGCGCTCGCGCTGGTGGGGTTTTTGGCGGCGGTATGGTGA